The Trypanosoma brucei brucei TREU927 chromosome 2, complete sequence genome has a window encoding:
- a CDS encoding hypothetical protein, conserved (similar over 77aa to Protein inhibitor of activated STAT protein gamma (PIAS-gamma)(PIASy). (Swiss-Prot:Q9JM05) [Mus musculus;]), with amino-acid sequence MLPPISVQSPCFPILSLVRRFDLSSSGGSDGIVLQKVGVPPSSARNVASFSDRVDLVLFPCKLGDPAQPIGWPQTNQQEFTVMVNDRFITSEFPRCPSRSASHRTLAGMPLSSFLPKGPDGGIAAEAELKILVVRRGKWTATFLLAWCNVIEPEVIIDRTIARLLREPLSTPAKANEWDSASSSASAAESAAGDSDIDVDSGWVDDKADNTHNSGGRNGRKSADAPNLPNGTAGDNGVQDGEAVVTLRCPLSYGRMKIAGRGNHCSHLTCFDLLTYLSASLQSNSWNCPICDGPVFIGDVCIDSTLQAALEGLDSNAFSVVLFGRDHKEWRSVEGATCGSDEESVDGCEVMMVEEEEEEINQQEKQQSECPSLPLTT; translated from the coding sequence ATGCTTCCACCCATTTCCGTGCAATCTCCTTGTTTTCCCATACTTTCCCTTGTCAGGCGTTTCGATCTTTCGAGTAGTGGTGGCAGTGATGGCATAGTTCTGCAAAAAGTTGGCGTACCGCCGTCTTCCGCACGGAACGTAGCAAGTTTTAGTGACCGAGTGGATTTggtattatttccttgtaAGCTTGGGGATCCTGCGCAACCGATTGGGTGGCCTCAGACAAATCAGCAGGAATTCACCGTCATGGTGAATGACCGCTTCATTACTTCAGAATTCCCACGATGCCCATCACGAAGTGCCAGTCACCGCACACTGGCGGGGATGccactttcttcattccttccGAAGGGTCCTGATGGCGGTATCGCAGCTGAGGCAGAGCTTAAAATTCTTGTCGTGAGACGCGGTAAATGGACCGCAACATTCCTCCTCGCATGGTGTAATGTAATAGAACCTGAAGTAATAATTGACCGCACCATCGCTCGCCTTCTTCGTGAACCGCTTTCCACACCAGCCAAAGCAAATGAATGGGATTCGGCTTCTTCATCGGCAAGTGCTGCTGAGAGTGCCGCAGGGGATTCAGATATCGATGTGGATAGTGGATGGGTAGACGATAAGGCCGATAATACACATAATAGTGGCGGAAGGAATGGTCGTAAAAGCGCTGATGCGCCCAACCTTCCAAATGGGACCGCAGGCGACAACGGCGTTCAGGACGGTGAGGCGGTTGTCACCCTTCGCTGTCCACTTAGTTACGGTCGAATGAAAATTGCGGGTCGGGGTAACCACTGCTCACATTTAACTTGCTTCGACCTCCTGACGTACCTTAGCGCATCTCTTCAAAGCAATTCGTGGAATTGCCCTATATGCGATGGACCTGTATTTATTGGCGACGTTTGCATCGACAGTACACTTCAGGCTGCGTTAGAGGGCTTGGACTCTAACGCATTTTCTGTGGTTTTATTTGGTCGAGACCATAAGGAGTGGCGTAGCGTCGAAGGCGCAACATGCGGTAGTGATGAAGAGAGTGTAGATGGGTGTGAAGTCATGATggtagaagaagaagaagaggaaataaaccAGCAGGAGAAGCAGCAGTCTGAATGTCCTTCACTACCACTAACCACATGA